From the genome of Haloterrigena sp. KLK7, one region includes:
- a CDS encoding saccharopine dehydrogenase NADP-binding domain-containing protein: protein MDSLLIYGSYGYTGRLIAREAVSRGGSPVVAGRNGRAVSRQADELGVEGRTFALTDGDEVAAHLRSFDAVLNCAGPFVNTVDPLVDACLESDTHYLDISGEFQAFERLRRRDDAAREAGITLLPGVGFDVVPTDCLAAFLHAQLPDATALSLGIKGGGGLSRGTARTLVEHLGDDGVVRRNGRLIKVPMAYRTREIDFGDGPEHAVTIPWGDVVTAAHSTGIDSIEVYAAAPSWATRALSAVDSLGWLLERRPVEAALKRLVDARLDGPDDAARSTGAATVWGEAVDEATGRRVRARLRTPEPYALTAEAAVSAAERVIDGGKRSRSRTRNRLPAGFQTPSSAFDSEFVLELAGTERELLEAPTESADPQRSTLESDD from the coding sequence ATGGACTCCCTTCTCATCTACGGCTCCTACGGCTACACCGGCCGACTGATCGCTCGCGAAGCCGTCTCTCGAGGAGGGTCCCCGGTCGTCGCCGGCCGCAACGGTCGCGCCGTCTCCCGGCAGGCGGACGAACTCGGCGTCGAGGGGCGAACGTTCGCGCTCACCGACGGGGACGAGGTCGCCGCCCATCTCCGCTCGTTCGACGCCGTGTTGAACTGCGCCGGTCCGTTCGTGAACACGGTCGATCCGCTCGTCGACGCCTGTCTCGAGAGCGATACCCACTACCTCGACATCAGCGGCGAGTTCCAGGCGTTCGAACGGCTCCGCCGGCGCGACGACGCGGCCCGCGAGGCGGGAATCACGCTCCTGCCGGGCGTCGGCTTCGACGTCGTCCCCACCGACTGTCTGGCGGCGTTTCTCCACGCGCAACTGCCGGACGCGACCGCCCTCTCGCTGGGGATCAAGGGCGGCGGCGGGCTCTCTCGAGGCACCGCCCGGACGCTCGTCGAACACCTCGGCGACGACGGCGTCGTCCGGCGCAACGGCCGGCTCATCAAGGTCCCGATGGCCTACCGGACCCGCGAGATCGACTTCGGCGACGGCCCCGAACACGCCGTCACGATCCCGTGGGGCGACGTCGTCACTGCCGCCCACAGCACTGGCATCGACTCGATTGAAGTCTACGCGGCCGCGCCGTCGTGGGCGACCCGCGCGCTGTCCGCCGTCGACTCGCTGGGCTGGCTGCTCGAGCGCCGACCGGTCGAAGCCGCGCTGAAACGCCTCGTCGACGCACGGCTCGACGGTCCCGACGACGCGGCCCGCTCGACCGGCGCCGCGACCGTCTGGGGCGAGGCCGTCGACGAGGCGACCGGCCGTCGCGTCCGCGCTCGCCTCCGGACCCCCGAACCCTACGCGCTGACGGCCGAAGCCGCAGTGAGCGCCGCCGAACGGGTCATCGACGGCGGGAAGCGATCCCGGTCCCGAACCCGGAATCGCCTCCCGGCCGGCTTCCAGACGCCCTCCTCGGCGTTCGATTCCGAGTTCGTCCTCGAACTCGCGGGGACCGAGCGCGAACTCCTCGAGGCGCCGACCGAGTCGGCCGATCCCCAGCGATCGACCCTCGAGTCCGACGACTGA
- a CDS encoding Rieske 2Fe-2S domain-containing protein encodes MDASQRITALEDVPADSTVLFRVTDGDGGEREAILVATENETSGDGADGDVDAERLSCWLNYCQHLTHIKIDKGSGAPMRDGELVCANHGAYFDADSGECTYGPCEGAYLTDLEVTVDDGAVYLTDDDYEYVGAGPVDDDDDLSSSSNVKI; translated from the coding sequence ATGGACGCGTCCCAACGGATCACCGCGCTCGAGGACGTGCCGGCGGACTCGACGGTGCTCTTTCGCGTGACCGACGGCGACGGCGGCGAACGGGAGGCGATTCTCGTCGCCACTGAGAACGAGACCAGCGGCGACGGGGCCGACGGTGACGTCGACGCGGAGCGACTCTCCTGCTGGCTGAACTACTGCCAGCATCTGACGCACATCAAGATCGACAAGGGCTCCGGTGCCCCGATGCGAGACGGGGAACTCGTCTGTGCCAACCACGGCGCGTACTTCGACGCCGACTCCGGCGAGTGTACGTACGGTCCCTGCGAGGGCGCCTACCTCACCGACCTCGAGGTGACGGTCGACGACGGTGCGGTCTACCTGACCGACGACGACTACGAGTACGTCGGCGCGGGACCCGTCGACGACGATGACGACCTCTCCTCGAGTTCGAACGTGAAGATCTAG
- a CDS encoding transcriptional regulator → MREADETTRQRLADALRDDPATPSELAVRLDLTPESVVRHAEHVSRSIDGNETDEQLLVAPPTCRDCGFDDFDDLLNLPSRCPECKSESVTEPTLTIE, encoded by the coding sequence ATGCGAGAGGCCGACGAAACGACGCGACAGCGACTCGCCGACGCCCTCCGAGACGACCCCGCGACGCCCAGCGAACTCGCGGTCCGGCTCGATCTGACCCCCGAGTCGGTGGTTCGCCACGCCGAACACGTCTCCCGGTCGATCGACGGGAACGAAACGGACGAACAGCTACTCGTCGCGCCGCCGACGTGTCGGGACTGTGGCTTCGACGACTTCGACGACCTGCTGAACCTCCCCTCGCGCTGTCCTGAGTGCAAGAGCGAGTCCGTCACCGAACCGACCCTGACGATCGAGTGA
- a CDS encoding NDP-sugar synthase, which translates to MKAVVLAGGYATRMWPITKHRPKMFLPIGDSTVIDRIFAELEADERIDEVFVSTNERFAPDFEAHLADSEFDKPRLSVEDTTEEDDKFGVVGALAQLIDRENVDDDLLVIAGDNLISFDVADFVDYFEDHEAPTLAAYDVGSREKAKSYGLVELEGDRVVDFQEKPDDPNSTLVSIACYAFPQDSLSLFPTYLEEGNNPDEPGWFIQWLQNQEETYAYTFEDAWFDIGTPESYLDAVGWHLDGDSRVADSATLENASIGENVHVMGDVTLENTDLDHAVIFPDATVRDADIRRSIIDEGTHLEDLDLAGALIGAHTTITNGPSN; encoded by the coding sequence ATGAAAGCCGTCGTCCTTGCCGGCGGGTACGCGACTCGGATGTGGCCGATCACGAAGCATCGGCCCAAGATGTTCCTCCCGATCGGCGACTCCACCGTCATCGATCGCATCTTCGCCGAACTCGAGGCTGACGAGCGGATCGACGAGGTCTTCGTCAGCACCAACGAGCGGTTCGCCCCGGACTTCGAGGCCCACCTCGCGGACAGCGAGTTCGACAAGCCGCGGCTCTCGGTCGAGGACACGACCGAGGAAGACGACAAGTTCGGCGTCGTCGGCGCGCTCGCGCAGCTGATCGACCGCGAGAACGTCGACGACGATCTGCTGGTCATCGCCGGCGACAACCTGATCAGCTTCGACGTCGCGGACTTCGTGGACTACTTCGAGGACCACGAAGCGCCGACGCTGGCCGCCTACGACGTCGGCTCCCGCGAGAAGGCCAAATCCTACGGGCTGGTCGAACTCGAGGGCGATCGCGTCGTCGACTTCCAGGAGAAACCCGACGATCCCAACAGTACGCTGGTCTCGATCGCCTGTTACGCGTTCCCACAGGACTCGCTGTCCCTGTTTCCCACGTACCTCGAGGAGGGGAACAACCCCGACGAGCCGGGCTGGTTCATCCAGTGGCTCCAGAATCAAGAGGAGACCTACGCCTACACCTTCGAGGACGCGTGGTTCGACATCGGCACCCCCGAGAGCTATCTCGACGCCGTCGGCTGGCATCTCGACGGCGACTCGAGGGTCGCCGACTCCGCGACCCTCGAGAACGCCTCGATCGGCGAGAACGTCCACGTCATGGGGGACGTCACCCTCGAGAACACCGATCTCGACCACGCCGTGATCTTCCCCGACGCGACGGTCCGTGACGCCGACATCCGCCGCTCGATCATCGACGAGGGAACGCACCTCGAGGACCTCGATCTCGCGGGTGCGCTCATCGGCGCCCACACGACGATCACGAACGGTCCCTCGAACTGA
- a CDS encoding DUF892 family protein produces the protein MIESQRDLFVRELRELYHIERELEDLQSELAESATDEELEEYYMAHGETTSEQIGRLEPLFEAVQEEPGALESETLAGLREDREELVQDVEDPHLGDLVETELGRGIERLELTKLETLLTLADRMDLPEEVVDPLEQTKAEVENGLERVQGLTA, from the coding sequence ATGATCGAATCCCAGCGCGACCTGTTCGTCCGCGAACTGCGCGAACTGTACCACATCGAGCGGGAACTCGAGGACCTCCAGTCGGAACTGGCCGAGTCGGCGACCGACGAGGAACTCGAGGAGTACTACATGGCCCACGGCGAGACCACGTCCGAGCAGATCGGGCGACTCGAGCCGCTGTTCGAGGCGGTCCAGGAGGAACCCGGCGCGCTCGAGAGCGAGACGCTCGCGGGCCTGCGCGAGGACCGTGAGGAACTCGTTCAGGACGTGGAGGACCCCCACCTCGGCGACCTCGTCGAGACGGAGCTCGGACGCGGGATCGAGCGCCTCGAACTCACGAAACTCGAGACGCTGTTGACGCTGGCCGATCGGATGGACCTCCCGGAGGAGGTCGTCGATCCCCTCGAGCAGACGAAAGCCGAGGTGGAGAACGGCCTCGAGCGCGTCCAGGGACTGACGGCCTAG
- a CDS encoding FGGY-family carbohydrate kinase gives MSVFLGIDAGTRNVKAVAYDRNGRRIAAASRSQPVRNPEPGWAEQDMDAVWSTTAAVIRSVVGDLEARGTAIEAVGLTGQGDGCWLLDDDGDPVRNAVLWSDSRAAEIIEAWERDGTLEALVDTCGSRPYPGMCLPLLRWMADEEPERLERAATAFSCKDWIAYSLTGERGTDYTEATVPFLDRETTAFESDVFETVGLPEQSSLIPQIRDPTAVTGTVTAEAADETGLTAGTPVVAGAIDVAASAIGSGAVAPGDGAASLGTSLFTQVIGDGPGDEPTSIGMALGIDGRWTTAIGSNAGTRTLEWLQSETADGASFDDLEERARSVPPGSEGVLYLPYLSETGERGPFTDPDARAGFLGLSPTHETAHLVRSAYEGLALALRDCVEHLPVDPDRIALSGGGARSSLLPPLVADCVGTEIVVPDTDEPAATGAAALAAVGLDAVPTLEAATETLVGDRTRYEPTPSTAATYDELYDGYVSVRREMESIWDTQAASRARETATEPTSESE, from the coding sequence ATGAGCGTCTTCCTCGGGATCGACGCGGGAACCCGCAACGTCAAAGCTGTCGCCTACGATCGAAACGGTCGACGGATCGCTGCAGCGTCGAGATCACAGCCGGTACGGAATCCGGAACCGGGCTGGGCCGAACAGGACATGGACGCGGTCTGGTCGACCACGGCCGCGGTGATCCGATCCGTCGTCGGCGATCTCGAGGCCCGCGGGACCGCGATCGAGGCCGTCGGGCTCACGGGACAGGGCGACGGCTGCTGGCTGCTCGACGACGACGGCGACCCCGTCCGGAACGCCGTCCTCTGGTCGGACAGCCGCGCAGCGGAGATCATCGAGGCGTGGGAACGTGACGGAACGCTCGAGGCGCTGGTCGACACCTGCGGCTCGCGGCCGTATCCGGGGATGTGCCTCCCGCTATTGCGGTGGATGGCCGACGAGGAACCCGAGCGCCTCGAGCGGGCCGCGACGGCGTTTTCGTGCAAGGACTGGATCGCGTATTCGCTAACCGGCGAGCGCGGGACGGACTACACCGAGGCGACGGTGCCGTTTCTCGATCGGGAGACGACCGCGTTCGAGTCCGACGTCTTCGAGACGGTCGGCCTCCCGGAGCAGTCGTCGCTGATCCCACAGATACGGGACCCGACGGCCGTCACCGGGACGGTTACCGCCGAGGCCGCCGACGAAACCGGTTTGACGGCCGGAACGCCGGTCGTGGCCGGTGCGATCGACGTCGCCGCGTCGGCGATCGGGAGCGGCGCCGTGGCGCCGGGCGACGGGGCCGCCTCGCTCGGCACCTCGCTGTTCACGCAGGTCATCGGCGACGGCCCCGGCGACGAGCCGACGTCGATCGGGATGGCGCTCGGAATCGACGGCCGCTGGACGACCGCGATCGGCTCGAACGCGGGGACGCGGACCCTCGAGTGGCTGCAGTCCGAGACCGCCGACGGCGCGTCGTTCGACGATCTCGAGGAGCGAGCCCGGTCGGTCCCGCCGGGCAGCGAGGGCGTGCTCTACCTCCCCTATCTCAGCGAGACCGGCGAGCGCGGGCCGTTTACCGATCCCGACGCTCGGGCGGGGTTTCTCGGTCTCTCGCCGACCCACGAGACCGCCCACCTCGTCCGGAGCGCCTACGAGGGACTGGCGCTGGCCCTGCGGGACTGCGTCGAGCACCTCCCCGTCGACCCCGATCGGATCGCCCTGAGCGGCGGCGGCGCTCGCTCGTCGTTGCTCCCCCCGCTCGTCGCCGACTGCGTCGGGACCGAAATCGTCGTCCCGGACACCGACGAGCCCGCTGCGACGGGGGCCGCGGCCCTCGCTGCGGTCGGACTCGACGCCGTCCCGACGCTCGAGGCCGCGACCGAGACGCTCGTCGGCGACCGAACCCGGTACGAGCCGACGCCGTCGACTGCGGCGACGTACGACGAACTGTACGACGGATACGTGTCCGTTCGGCGGGAAATGGAATCTATCTGGGACACACAGGCTGCGTCCCGGGCCCGCGAGACCGCGACGGAGCCGACGTCGGAGTCGGAGTGA
- a CDS encoding diphthine--ammonia ligase — protein MSDADGTWASLFSGGKDSSWALYRALVAGHDVSHLVTVHPTGDSYMYHVPATELAALAAESIGIPLIDVEPDDFEAASAADSGAQGDDELEPLEAALTDLDADLEGGLAGVTAGAVESEYQTSRIQGMCDRLECELFAPLWQEDPRELADAMLEAGFEIAIIQVAAHGLDESWLGRTLDREAIEELEELNEEYGVHILGEGGEFETLVVDGPHMDRRIDLEYEREWDGTRGRLRITDARLE, from the coding sequence ATGAGCGACGCAGACGGGACGTGGGCGAGCCTCTTCTCGGGCGGCAAGGACTCCTCGTGGGCGCTGTACCGGGCCCTCGTGGCGGGACACGACGTCTCCCACCTCGTGACGGTTCACCCGACGGGCGACTCGTACATGTACCACGTGCCCGCGACGGAGCTGGCGGCGCTGGCGGCCGAGAGCATCGGGATCCCGCTGATCGACGTCGAGCCCGACGACTTCGAGGCCGCCAGCGCCGCCGACTCCGGCGCACAGGGCGACGACGAACTCGAACCGCTCGAGGCCGCCCTGACCGATCTCGACGCGGACCTCGAGGGCGGACTCGCCGGCGTCACCGCGGGCGCCGTCGAGAGCGAGTACCAGACGAGCCGCATTCAGGGGATGTGCGACCGACTGGAGTGTGAGCTGTTCGCTCCGCTCTGGCAGGAAGACCCACGGGAACTGGCCGACGCGATGCTCGAGGCCGGGTTCGAGATCGCGATCATCCAGGTCGCCGCGCACGGACTGGACGAGTCGTGGCTCGGTCGGACGCTGGATCGGGAGGCGATCGAAGAACTCGAGGAACTCAACGAGGAGTACGGCGTCCACATTCTGGGCGAGGGCGGCGAGTTCGAGACGCTGGTGGTCGACGGGCCGCACATGGATCGACGGATCGACCTCGAGTACGAGCGGGAGTGGGACGGAACGCGCGGGCGATTGCGGATCACGGACGCGCGACTCGAGTAA
- a CDS encoding DUF373 family protein has protein sequence MTTLVVCLDRTDDVGRKTGLRSPVVGWEAVRALVTDVGLADPEDSGVNSLLETLRVAQNLRDENEEVVVAVVSGDRESMVSADRAVATQLDELVAEYDPDSAVVVIDSAEDERLVPIVESRVRVDSVDRVVVRQARDIESTYYLLKQFLADEELRQTVLVPIGLTLLVFPMLASFVGPAEGAAAITTVIGVFLLYKGFNIDELVTRLAHQVRESLYSGQVSVVTYVVAAGLTLVGLFAGALGVSTIEDAPGVVVPTMQFAFDSVPWLAMAGLTASAGRLLDEAIGDDPIRSSYLNLPFIVVAVGLVVRGFSAYFLEQQHVIEPFVVPAYEFGVISNEQFVVAAGERLALFVVTGIVVSLVGAHVASYFSTSPDEAELADGGSDDLPAAGTAPETPSGPESMSERTDGGPPTSRTDATDDPDSTSSADVDSNSSADPDSSE, from the coding sequence GTGACAACGCTGGTCGTCTGTCTCGACCGGACCGACGACGTCGGTCGCAAGACCGGACTGCGCTCTCCAGTCGTCGGCTGGGAGGCGGTCCGCGCGCTCGTGACCGACGTCGGGCTGGCGGATCCGGAGGATTCGGGGGTCAACTCCCTGCTCGAGACGTTACGCGTCGCCCAGAACCTCCGCGACGAGAACGAGGAGGTCGTCGTCGCGGTCGTCTCGGGCGACCGGGAGTCGATGGTGTCGGCGGACCGCGCCGTCGCGACGCAACTGGACGAACTCGTCGCCGAGTACGATCCAGACTCCGCGGTCGTCGTCATCGACAGCGCGGAGGACGAGCGACTGGTGCCGATCGTCGAGAGCCGCGTCCGGGTCGACTCGGTCGACCGCGTCGTCGTGCGACAGGCCCGGGACATCGAGTCGACCTACTACCTGCTCAAACAGTTCCTCGCCGACGAGGAACTGCGCCAGACCGTCCTCGTGCCGATCGGGCTGACGCTGCTGGTCTTCCCGATGCTCGCGAGCTTCGTCGGTCCCGCGGAGGGCGCCGCCGCGATCACGACCGTCATCGGCGTCTTCCTGCTCTACAAGGGGTTCAACATCGACGAACTGGTGACGAGACTCGCCCACCAAGTTCGCGAATCGCTGTACTCCGGGCAGGTCTCGGTCGTCACCTACGTCGTCGCCGCGGGGCTGACCCTCGTGGGCCTCTTCGCCGGCGCGCTGGGCGTCTCGACGATCGAGGACGCGCCCGGTGTCGTGGTCCCGACGATGCAGTTCGCCTTCGACAGCGTCCCCTGGCTCGCGATGGCCGGGCTGACGGCCAGCGCCGGCCGACTGCTCGACGAGGCCATCGGCGACGACCCGATCCGCAGCTCCTACCTCAACCTGCCCTTCATCGTCGTCGCCGTCGGACTGGTCGTCCGAGGGTTCTCGGCGTACTTCCTCGAGCAACAGCACGTGATCGAGCCGTTCGTGGTGCCGGCCTACGAGTTCGGCGTCATCTCGAACGAGCAGTTCGTGGTGGCGGCCGGCGAACGGCTGGCGCTGTTCGTCGTGACCGGGATCGTGGTCAGTCTGGTCGGCGCGCACGTCGCGTCGTACTTCAGCACCAGTCCGGACGAGGCGGAACTCGCCGACGGCGGCTCCGACGACTTGCCGGCGGCCGGGACGGCGCCTGAGACGCCGTCGGGCCCGGAATCGATGTCCGAGCGCACCGACGGCGGGCCGCCGACGTCCCGAACGGACGCGACTGACGACCCCGATTCGACCTCGAGCGCCGACGTCGACTCGAACTCGAGCGCTGACCCCGATTCAAGCGAGTGA
- the sppA gene encoding signal peptide peptidase SppA, whose product MVGSERIDRLLIVVGGVVASAAAGFALFVVYPDSLAELLGVLVTLAAVGLGVRFSSNIAASLYPGYDVAEVAVEGPITRDGGGGSLPSSPRGTPADDIVDQIDRADEDDGVDALLLKLNTPGGEVVPSDDIRLAAERFDGPTIAYATDVCASGGYWIASGCDELWAREGSIVGSIGVIGSRVNASDLAEKVGLSYERFAAGDYKDAGSPLKEMDEDERAYLQGLIDDYYDTFVERVSDGRDLDAEFVRDTEARIYLGEQAHELDLVDRLGTRREIEAELADRLERDEISVEEFEPERPLMARIGAGAQRVAYAFGAGVSSLAEDREFRLRT is encoded by the coding sequence GTGGTCGGTAGCGAACGGATCGATCGACTGCTGATCGTCGTCGGCGGCGTCGTCGCCTCTGCCGCGGCCGGGTTCGCGCTGTTCGTCGTCTATCCGGACTCGCTGGCGGAACTGCTCGGCGTGCTCGTCACGCTGGCAGCGGTGGGACTCGGCGTTCGCTTCTCGAGTAACATCGCCGCGTCGCTGTACCCCGGCTACGACGTCGCCGAGGTCGCCGTCGAGGGGCCGATCACGCGCGACGGCGGCGGGGGGTCGCTACCCTCGAGTCCGCGGGGGACGCCGGCCGACGACATCGTCGACCAGATCGACCGGGCCGACGAGGACGACGGCGTCGACGCCCTCCTGCTCAAGCTGAACACGCCCGGCGGCGAGGTCGTCCCCAGCGACGACATCCGGCTGGCGGCCGAACGGTTCGACGGGCCGACGATCGCCTACGCGACCGACGTCTGTGCCAGCGGCGGCTACTGGATCGCCAGCGGCTGCGACGAACTCTGGGCCCGCGAGGGCTCGATCGTCGGCTCGATCGGCGTCATCGGCTCCCGGGTCAACGCGAGCGACCTCGCCGAGAAGGTCGGCCTCTCCTACGAGCGGTTCGCCGCCGGCGACTACAAGGACGCCGGTTCCCCGCTGAAGGAGATGGACGAGGACGAGCGGGCGTACCTGCAGGGGCTGATCGACGACTACTACGATACCTTCGTCGAGCGGGTCAGCGACGGCCGCGACCTGGACGCGGAGTTCGTCCGCGACACCGAGGCGCGGATCTACCTCGGCGAGCAGGCCCACGAACTGGATCTCGTCGATCGGCTCGGCACCCGCCGGGAGATCGAGGCCGAACTGGCCGACCGCCTCGAGCGCGACGAGATCAGCGTCGAGGAGTTCGAGCCCGAGCGACCGCTGATGGCCCGCATCGGCGCGGGTGCGCAGCGAGTCGCCTACGCCTTCGGGGCCGGTGTCTCGAGTCTCGCCGAGGACCGGGAGTTCCGCCTGCGGACCTGA
- a CDS encoding carboxylate--amine ligase, whose translation MHRHDDDAGVLIPGIEAPSTVACLRSLRPRGIRTIVGSESSTTPASRSTYCDEFVELPDPSEDLSAYGDALLEVAERSDVRTIVPVREEDVYVLADRKAAFAAAVETNWPDFETLRRVQDRVELFAAADAAGVAVPETALLDQWTDWDQETIVKPRYTVASSAYLDPDADDIEIGSTEYQQPGTPPDLQSMVDRHGHVPLVQERIPDSREFGFFALYDRGDPVATFQHCQHRGWEYCGGPSAYRESVYDPALESAGRDLLDELEWHGLAMVEFLRDPDDGEYKLMEINPRFWSSLPFSVRAGADFPYYYWRQAIGRPIEPGDTYEVGIGGHLLRGELSYLHSVATKEYPMVERPSLAGAVRDVATSLVSQPRFDYAVADDPMPFVRDGINLIEAYRESRSTSGSADGSSGTDGSSGDDDREPTGSSPQSARSRGTSPSQTSQGFDD comes from the coding sequence ATGCACCGACACGACGACGACGCGGGCGTCCTGATACCCGGCATCGAGGCGCCGAGTACCGTCGCCTGCCTCCGTTCGCTGCGACCGCGGGGTATCCGTACCATCGTCGGGTCCGAGTCGTCGACGACGCCGGCGTCCCGCTCGACGTACTGCGACGAGTTCGTCGAGCTGCCGGATCCGTCCGAGGATCTGTCCGCGTACGGTGACGCGTTGCTCGAGGTCGCCGAGCGGTCGGACGTCCGAACGATCGTCCCGGTCCGCGAGGAGGACGTCTACGTCCTCGCCGATCGCAAGGCGGCGTTCGCCGCGGCGGTCGAGACGAACTGGCCCGATTTCGAAACCCTCCGGCGGGTTCAGGACCGCGTCGAACTCTTCGCCGCCGCCGACGCGGCCGGCGTCGCGGTCCCGGAGACCGCGCTGCTCGACCAGTGGACCGACTGGGACCAGGAGACGATCGTGAAGCCGCGGTACACGGTCGCTTCGTCCGCGTATCTCGATCCCGACGCCGACGATATCGAGATCGGCTCGACGGAGTACCAGCAACCCGGGACGCCGCCGGACCTCCAGTCCATGGTCGATCGGCACGGTCACGTCCCGCTGGTCCAGGAACGGATCCCCGACTCCCGCGAGTTCGGCTTCTTCGCCCTCTACGATCGCGGCGATCCGGTGGCGACCTTCCAGCACTGCCAGCACCGCGGCTGGGAGTACTGCGGCGGGCCCAGCGCCTACCGCGAGTCGGTGTACGATCCGGCCCTCGAGTCGGCCGGTCGGGACCTGCTGGACGAACTCGAGTGGCACGGCCTCGCGATGGTCGAGTTCCTCCGCGACCCCGACGACGGGGAGTACAAGCTCATGGAGATCAACCCCCGCTTCTGGTCGTCGCTGCCGTTCTCCGTCCGCGCGGGCGCGGATTTTCCGTACTACTACTGGCGGCAGGCCATCGGCCGGCCGATCGAGCCGGGGGACACCTACGAAGTCGGGATCGGCGGCCACCTGCTCCGGGGGGAGCTCAGCTACCTCCACAGCGTGGCGACCAAGGAGTATCCGATGGTCGAACGGCCGTCGCTCGCGGGCGCGGTGCGCGACGTCGCGACGTCGCTCGTCAGTCAGCCGCGGTTCGACTACGCGGTGGCCGACGATCCGATGCCGTTCGTCCGGGACGGCATCAATCTGATCGAAGCGTACCGCGAGAGCCGATCGACGTCGGGTTCGGCCGACGGCTCGAGCGGAACCGACGGCTCGAGCGGCGACGACGACCGAGAGCCGACGGGATCATCGCCACAATCGGCGCGTTCACGCGGGACGTCGCCGTCGCAGACGTCGCAGGGATTCGACGACTGA
- a CDS encoding phosphoserine phosphatase has translation MVDESKNIELTEDDLENKSKGQLIKMAGQLRDRRNELNQMASERASKRDDLNAKTREKVDEAQEHREKRDELNEKVQEHKESRNELNAEANELFDKVEKLKSDMELDEGKDLEDLEEEIEELEFKQQTEVLSSEEEKELIEKIESKREEYESRKEKLEQNEDLEDLVEEAEEVRSEASQHHQKVTELADKAQEHHNQMIEAYREADDIRDEADEMHEKFVEAQEAADQHHEDFVRVQKRLRELDKKEEEERKSERDKKKEEAKEEAEEIYQKFKEGETLDTEDLMKLQKTGLL, from the coding sequence ATGGTAGACGAATCAAAGAACATCGAACTGACGGAGGACGACCTCGAAAACAAATCGAAAGGACAGCTTATCAAGATGGCCGGTCAACTGCGGGACCGGCGAAACGAGCTGAACCAGATGGCGTCCGAGCGGGCGTCCAAGCGCGACGACCTCAACGCGAAGACACGCGAGAAGGTCGACGAGGCCCAGGAACACCGCGAGAAGCGCGACGAGCTCAACGAGAAGGTTCAGGAGCACAAGGAGAGCCGCAACGAGCTCAACGCCGAGGCCAACGAGCTGTTCGACAAGGTCGAGAAGCTCAAGTCGGACATGGAGCTCGACGAGGGCAAGGACTTAGAGGACCTCGAGGAGGAGATCGAGGAACTCGAGTTCAAACAGCAGACCGAGGTCCTCTCGAGCGAAGAGGAGAAGGAACTCATCGAGAAGATCGAGTCCAAGCGCGAGGAGTACGAGTCGCGCAAGGAAAAGCTCGAGCAGAACGAGGACTTAGAGGACCTCGTCGAGGAAGCCGAGGAAGTGCGATCGGAAGCCTCCCAGCACCACCAGAAGGTGACTGAGCTCGCGGACAAGGCCCAGGAACACCACAACCAGATGATCGAGGCCTATCGGGAGGCCGACGACATCCGCGACGAGGCCGACGAGATGCACGAGAAGTTCGTCGAGGCCCAAGAGGCCGCCGACCAGCACCACGAGGACTTCGTCCGCGTCCAGAAGCGCCTGCGCGAACTGGACAAGAAAGAAGAGGAGGAGCGCAAGTCCGAGCGCGACAAGAAGAAAGAGGAGGCCAAGGAAGAGGCCGAGGAGATCTATCAGAAGTTCAAGGAGGGCGAGACCCTCGACACCGAGGACCTGATGAAGCTCCAGAAGACCGGCCTGCTCTAG
- a CDS encoding DUF5791 family protein, translating into MFYEQRMTVPDSPADLRAEYEDDLRAVVNQHGVDAVADETDVDRESAEALLEGDSPALTLPEAAQIQALEDGEPEPDEMVEIACEHLLLGMTTAVLDVDAVESELGIDMDAKEIQQKIERRAPMSLEEFVHIQYVIADGAP; encoded by the coding sequence ATGTTCTACGAACAACGGATGACCGTCCCGGACTCGCCCGCCGACCTCCGCGCCGAGTACGAGGACGACCTCCGGGCGGTCGTCAACCAGCACGGCGTCGACGCCGTCGCCGACGAGACCGACGTCGACCGCGAGAGCGCCGAGGCCTTGCTCGAGGGCGACTCGCCCGCCCTTACGCTTCCCGAAGCGGCCCAGATACAGGCGCTCGAGGACGGCGAACCCGAGCCCGACGAGATGGTCGAAATCGCCTGTGAGCACCTCCTGCTCGGAATGACCACCGCCGTTCTCGACGTCGACGCCGTCGAGAGCGAGCTCGGAATCGATATGGACGCAAAGGAGATCCAGCAGAAGATCGAACGCCGCGCGCCGATGTCACTCGAGGAGTTCGTCCACATCCAGTACGTGATCGCCGACGGCGCGCCCTGA